The genome window CGCCACCCATGCGACCACACTCGCCCACCGAGAACGGCGGGAAGTTGTAGTGCAGCATGAACGGGTCTTTCTTTTCGCCTTCCAGGGTGTCCAGCAGTTGCGCGTCACGGGCGGTGCCCAGCGTGGCAACGACCAGGGCCTGGGTTTCGCCACGGGTGAACAGTGCCGAACCGTGGGTCTTTGGCAGGACGCCGACTTCGATGTTCAGCGGACGTACGGTGCGGGTGTCGCGACCGTCGATACGCGGCTTGCCGTTAACGATGTTTTCGCGAACGGTGCGGTATTCGATTTCACCGAAAGCCGCTTTCACTTCAGCGGAAGACGGCTGGCCTTCTTCACCGGACAGCTTGGCAACGACCTGGTCTTTCAGCTCGCCCAGGCGTGCATAACGGTCGGCCTTGACGGTGATGGTGTAGGCCTGGGAGATCGCCTCGCCGAACTCGGCACGGATCGCGCCCAGCAGCTCGGTGGCTTCGGCTTGCGGAGCCCAGGTCCAGGTTGGCTTGGCGGCTTCGGCAGCCAGTTCCTTGACGGCGTTGATCACCACCTGGAACTCGTCGTGGGCGAACAGCACGGCGCCCAGCATCTGGTCTTCGGTCAGCTCTTTGGCTTCGGATTCAACCATCAGCACCGCTTCGGAAGTACCGGCCACGACCATGTCCAGGCTCGAAGCCTTCAACTGCTCGTAGGTCGGGTTCAGCAGGTAGCCGGTGCTTTCGTGGAACGCGACGCGGGCAGCGCCGATCGGGCCATCGAAAGGAATGCCGGAGATGGCCAGGGCAGCCGAGGTACCGATCATCGCAGCGATGTCCGGATCGGTTTTCTTGCTGGTGGACACGACGGTGCAGACAACCTGCACTTCGTTCATGAAGCCTTCTGGAAACAGCGGACGGATCGGACGGTCGATCAGTCGGGAAGTCAGGGTTTCTTTCTCGGAAGGACGGCCTTCGCGCTTGAAGAAACCGCCAGGGATCTTACCGGCAGCGTAAGTCTTTTCCTGGTAGTGGACAGACAGAGGGAAAAAGCCCTTGCCTGGATCGGCTTGCTTGGCACCGACAACGGTCACCAATACGCTGACGTCGTCGTCAACGGTGACCAGCACTGCGCCGGAGGCCTGACGGGCGATACGGCCAGTCTCGAGGGTAACGGTCGACTGACCGAACTGGAATTTTTTGATTACCGGGTTCACGGTGTCCTACCTTCTTTGTGGCTCTTGGGGAACTTGTCTTCTTGCGAAATTCTTGGGCAATGACGGGAATCGGCCCGACGCCTGTCCAGGGTAAAACGTGTATCCAGATAAAACTTGAGGCTGGGAGCCTGCCATGCGCCAGCGGGAAACCCACTGACGCACGACAGACCACCAACCTCTAGCGCAATCGCTTATTAGCGACGCAGACCCAGGCGAGCGATCAGAGCGCTGTAACGGCTCACGTCCTTGCCTTTCAGGTAGTCCAGCAGCTTACGACGCTGGTTTACCATGCGGATCAGACCACGACGGGAGTGGTGATCCTTACCGTTGGCCTTGAAGTGACCTTGCAGTTTGTTGATGTTGGCGGTCAGCAGTGCAACTTGCACTTCTGGCGAACCAGTGTCACCAACAGCTTGCTGGTAGTCAGCTACGATTTGAGCTTTTTCTTGAACGTCGAGAGCCATGAGGCAATCCTTTTAGTCAGGAAACTGTTCCGAGGAAACAGCTTCAACAGGCCAGGGACAAATCCCTGTATCTATAAATGAGTAGTGACCGTGCCTGTTAACAGCCACACTCGCCAACCTGCTGTTACGCAGGCTGGTTCCGGTCATTCCGACCGAATCAGTCGACGCGGCGCAATGCGCCCGTCTTCGCTCACTTCACCGATACCGATGAAACGACCGTTGTGATCCTGTACCCGGACCATGCCGAACTTCGGCGCATCCGGGGCGCGTACCGGCTGGCCGTTGAGCCAGTAGAACGCACTGTGTTCCGAGAACTGCAAGAGCGGCCAATCCAGCAACCCGCTGTCCGATGGCATCAGGAAACGGTCGACCGCTTCGTTGCCGCCTTCGGCATGCACCGCTTCGAGCTCTTCCAGCGTGACCGTCTGGGCCAACGTGAAAGGCCCGGCCTGGGTCCGTCGCAATTCTGCCACGTACGCGCCACAGCCGAGCTGCTCGCCGATATCCTCCACCAGGGTCCGGATATAGGTGCCCTTGCTGCAATCCACGGCCAGCCGCGCAGTATTACCGTCAAAGGCCAGCAATTCCAAGCGCGCAATAGTAACAGAACGCGGTTCGCGCTCCACTACTTCGCCTGCACGGGCCAGTTTATACAACGGCTGCCCATCACGCTTCAAAGCGGAGTACATCGGCGGTATCTGGCTGATTTGCCCGCGAAAACCCGGCAAGACCGCTTCGATATCCGCCTGACCAACGGTCACCGGGCGCTCCAGCAAAACCTCACCTTCGGCATCCGCCGTGGTGGTGGTCTTGCCCAGTTGCGCCAGGGTTTCATAACCCTTGTCGGAATCGAGCAGGTACTGGGAGAACTTGGTCGCCTCGCCAAAGCACAGCGGCAGCACGCCGGTGGCCAGCGGATCGAGGCTACCGGTGTGCCCGGCCTTTTCAGCATTGAGCAGCCAGCGAACCTTCTGCAACGCCGCGTTGGAGGTGAACCCCAGCGGCTTGTCGAGCAGGATGATACCGCTGACGTTACGACGGATACGTTTGACCTGAGCCACCGATTACTCCTTGGTGTCTTCGGGGTCAGCCGCAACCGGGTGCTGGCTGTCTTGCGCCACGGCGCGCTCGATCAGTGCCGACAGATGCGCACCCCGTGCGACGCTTTCGTCGTAGTGGAAGTGCAACTGTGGGACGCTGCGCAGCTTCATCTCCCGGGCCAGCTGCATACGCAGGAAGCCGGCGGCCGAGTTGAGCACCTTGATGCTCTGGGCGATTTCTTCGGCGCTGTCCTGCCCCATCACGGTGATGAAGATCTTGGCGTGACCGACGTCACGGCTGACTTCCACTGCGGT of Pseudomonas fluorescens contains these proteins:
- the rpsO gene encoding 30S ribosomal protein S15; the protein is MALDVQEKAQIVADYQQAVGDTGSPEVQVALLTANINKLQGHFKANGKDHHSRRGLIRMVNQRRKLLDYLKGKDVSRYSALIARLGLRR
- the truB gene encoding tRNA pseudouridine(55) synthase TruB, encoding MAQVKRIRRNVSGIILLDKPLGFTSNAALQKVRWLLNAEKAGHTGSLDPLATGVLPLCFGEATKFSQYLLDSDKGYETLAQLGKTTTTADAEGEVLLERPVTVGQADIEAVLPGFRGQISQIPPMYSALKRDGQPLYKLARAGEVVEREPRSVTIARLELLAFDGNTARLAVDCSKGTYIRTLVEDIGEQLGCGAYVAELRRTQAGPFTLAQTVTLEELEAVHAEGGNEAVDRFLMPSDSGLLDWPLLQFSEHSAFYWLNGQPVRAPDAPKFGMVRVQDHNGRFIGIGEVSEDGRIAPRRLIRSE
- the pnp gene encoding polyribonucleotide nucleotidyltransferase translates to MNPVIKKFQFGQSTVTLETGRIARQASGAVLVTVDDDVSVLVTVVGAKQADPGKGFFPLSVHYQEKTYAAGKIPGGFFKREGRPSEKETLTSRLIDRPIRPLFPEGFMNEVQVVCTVVSTSKKTDPDIAAMIGTSAALAISGIPFDGPIGAARVAFHESTGYLLNPTYEQLKASSLDMVVAGTSEAVLMVESEAKELTEDQMLGAVLFAHDEFQVVINAVKELAAEAAKPTWTWAPQAEATELLGAIRAEFGEAISQAYTITVKADRYARLGELKDQVVAKLSGEEGQPSSAEVKAAFGEIEYRTVRENIVNGKPRIDGRDTRTVRPLNIEVGVLPKTHGSALFTRGETQALVVATLGTARDAQLLDTLEGEKKDPFMLHYNFPPFSVGECGRMGGAGRREIGHGRLARRSVQAMLPAADVFPYTIRVVSEITESNGSSSMASVCGASLALMDAGVPMKAPVAGIAMGLVKEGEKFAVLTDILGDEDHLGDMDFKVAGTAKGVTALQMDIKIKGITEEIMEIALGQALEARLNILGQMNQIIGQSRTELSENAPTMIAMKIDTDKIRDVIGKGGATIRAICEETKASIDIEDDGSIKIFGETKEAAEAARQRVLGITAEAEIGKIYVGKVERIVDFGAFVNILPGKDGLVHISMLSDARVEKVTDILKEGQEVEVLVLDVDNRGRIKLSIKDVAAAKASGV
- the rbfA gene encoding 30S ribosome-binding factor RbfA; amino-acid sequence: MAKEYSRTQRIGDQMQRELAQLIRREVKDPRVGLVTITAVEVSRDVGHAKIFITVMGQDSAEEIAQSIKVLNSAAGFLRMQLAREMKLRSVPQLHFHYDESVARGAHLSALIERAVAQDSQHPVAADPEDTKE